Proteins from a single region of Cytophagaceae bacterium:
- a CDS encoding histidine phosphatase family protein yields MKKDLYLIRHATAEDGANSAMFKDIERELISKGIMQSARMGKYLTESGTEIEKIFFSPARRTEATARLIAEQMTLGEEKLQMIESLYGSGPRAYLALINGLPETVSAIAIVGHNPDITFFSEYLTRDDTQGHMKKCTMIHLQFDGVKWAEISQKSGKMVKRIDVKSLENNEE; encoded by the coding sequence ATGAAAAAAGACTTATATCTGATCAGACATGCCACTGCTGAAGACGGAGCAAACTCTGCCATGTTTAAAGATATTGAGAGAGAACTGATATCAAAAGGCATCATGCAGTCGGCCCGAATGGGTAAATACTTAACAGAATCAGGTACAGAAATTGAGAAAATATTTTTTAGCCCCGCACGCAGAACGGAGGCCACAGCCAGGCTCATAGCAGAACAAATGACCCTTGGCGAAGAAAAGTTACAAATGATTGAAAGCCTCTACGGAAGTGGCCCAAGAGCCTATTTGGCATTGATAAATGGGCTTCCAGAAACCGTTTCTGCCATCGCAATAGTTGGACATAATCCCGATATTACTTTTTTTTCGGAATACCTTACCCGTGATGATACACAAGGTCACATGAAAAAATGTACAATGATACATTTGCAATTTGACGGTGTAAAATGGGCTGAAATATCACAAAAAAGCGGGAAAATGGTTAAAAGAATTGATGTGAAAAGTCTGGAAAACAATGAAGAATAA
- the atpD gene encoding F0F1 ATP synthase subunit beta, protein MANIGKISQIIGPVVDVSFEGGAASLPAILDALSVTKSNGQKVILECQQHLGEDRVRTIAMDSTDGLQRGQEVVHLGSPIKMPTGEAIKGRLFNVVGEAIDGLGPVNTPGLSIHRSAPKFEDLATTTEVLFTGIKVIDLLAPYVKGGKIGLFGGAGVGKTVLIQELINNIAKAYAGLSVFAGVGERTREGNDLLREMIESGIVKYGEAFKHSMEEGGWDLSVVDREALKESQATFIFGQMNEPPGARARVALSGLTVAEHFRDGDGEGKGRDILFFIDNIFRFTQAGSEVSALLGRMPSAVGYQPTLATEMGVMQERIASTKRGSITSVQAVYVPADDLTDPAPATTFAHLDATTVLSRKIAELGIYPAVDPLDSSSRILSAEVLGNAHYDCAQRVKLTLQRYKELQDIIAILGMEELSEDDKLVVSRARRVQRFLSQPFFVAEQFTGLKGVLVDINDTIKGFNQIMDGDYDHLPEAAFNLVGTIEDAVVKGEKLIAEASGN, encoded by the coding sequence ATGGCAAATATTGGTAAAATCTCACAAATCATCGGACCTGTAGTGGACGTTAGTTTTGAGGGGGGAGCCGCTTCTCTACCTGCAATTTTGGATGCATTGTCGGTAACAAAATCGAATGGTCAAAAAGTAATACTTGAATGTCAGCAGCACCTGGGCGAAGATCGCGTTCGTACTATCGCTATGGACAGTACAGACGGACTTCAGAGAGGTCAGGAAGTAGTACATTTGGGTTCACCTATCAAAATGCCTACCGGCGAAGCCATCAAAGGTAGATTGTTTAATGTGGTTGGTGAAGCTATTGACGGTTTAGGGCCAGTTAATACCCCGGGACTTTCGATTCACCGTTCTGCACCGAAATTTGAAGATTTGGCCACTACTACCGAGGTTTTATTTACCGGAATTAAAGTAATCGACCTGTTGGCTCCTTATGTGAAGGGGGGTAAAATTGGTCTTTTCGGTGGTGCCGGTGTGGGTAAAACTGTATTGATTCAGGAGCTTATCAACAACATCGCCAAAGCATATGCGGGTCTATCGGTATTTGCTGGCGTGGGTGAGCGTACTCGTGAAGGTAACGATTTGCTTCGTGAAATGATCGAATCAGGTATTGTGAAATACGGTGAAGCATTCAAGCATTCGATGGAAGAAGGCGGTTGGGACCTGAGTGTAGTTGACCGTGAAGCTTTAAAAGAATCACAAGCAACATTTATATTTGGACAAATGAACGAGCCTCCGGGAGCCCGTGCACGTGTAGCCCTTTCGGGACTTACAGTAGCTGAACACTTCCGTGATGGTGATGGCGAAGGCAAAGGACGTGATATACTTTTCTTTATTGATAACATTTTCCGTTTTACTCAGGCTGGATCTGAGGTATCGGCCCTTTTGGGACGTATGCCTTCAGCGGTAGGTTACCAACCAACATTGGCCACTGAAATGGGTGTGATGCAGGAACGTATCGCCTCAACAAAAAGAGGTTCGATCACTTCGGTACAGGCTGTTTACGTACCTGCCGATGACTTGACTGACCCAGCTCCGGCAACTACTTTTGCTCACTTAGATGCCACTACGGTATTGAGTCGTAAAATCGCCGAGTTAGGTATCTATCCTGCAGTGGATCCTTTGGATTCTTCATCAAGAATTCTTTCGGCAGAAGTATTGGGCAACGCACATTATGACTGTGCTCAAAGGGTTAAACTTACACTTCAACGTTATAAAGAACTTCAGGATATCATTGCAATCCTGGGTATGGAAGAGCTTTCAGAAGACGACAAGCTTGTGGTATCACGTGCTCGTCGTGTGCAGAGATTCCTTTCACAGCCTTTCTTTGTAGCTGAGCAGTTTACAGGTTTGAAAGGGGTATTGGTTGATATCAATGATACCATCAAAGGTTTCAACCAAATCATGGACGGTGACTATGATCATCTTCCTGAGGCTGCCTTTAACCTAGTAGGGACTATCGAAGATGCAGTAGTAAAAGGTGAGAAATTGATTGCTGAAGCATCTGGCAATTAA
- a CDS encoding Glu/Leu/Phe/Val dehydrogenase: protein MTYLEPAPIHDKENPLESMMSRFDAAVKILGISDEMYNILKVPARQVIIGIPVTMDNGKIKVFEGYRVIHSTILGPGKGGIRLDPDVTIDEVRALAAWMTWKCAVVDIPYGGAKGGIACNPREMSAGEIERLIRAYTLGMLDIFGPDKDIPAPDMGTGPREMAWLMDEYSKAKGMTTQAVVTGKPLVLGGSLGRTEATGRGVMVSAMSGMEKLKLNPYRSTAAVQGFGNVGSYAALLLREKGVSIHGISDISGAYYNDKGIDIEKAMAYRNANNGTLEGYKEAEKIDGEQLLALPVDLLVPAAKEDVITHHNAGNIQAKLIVEGANGPTSATADDIINDKGIMVVPDILANAGGVTVSYFEWVQNRIGYKWTLDRINRRSDRAMKEAFHNVFEVSQKHNVSMRLAAYIVAIDKVASTYKFRGGYG from the coding sequence ATGACATATTTAGAACCAGCTCCTATTCATGATAAGGAGAATCCGTTAGAGTCAATGATGTCAAGATTTGACGCGGCGGTTAAAATATTGGGAATCAGCGATGAGATGTATAATATTCTCAAAGTACCCGCAAGGCAAGTGATAATTGGGATTCCCGTAACGATGGATAATGGCAAAATTAAAGTTTTTGAAGGCTACAGGGTAATCCATTCTACTATCCTTGGACCCGGTAAAGGAGGTATCAGACTCGATCCGGATGTTACAATTGACGAAGTGCGTGCCCTGGCAGCATGGATGACCTGGAAATGTGCGGTTGTGGATATACCTTATGGCGGTGCTAAAGGTGGTATTGCCTGTAATCCCAGAGAAATGTCAGCAGGAGAAATTGAGAGGCTTATCCGGGCTTATACATTGGGAATGCTCGATATTTTTGGCCCTGATAAAGATATTCCTGCCCCTGATATGGGTACTGGTCCAAGAGAAATGGCATGGCTTATGGACGAATATTCCAAAGCCAAAGGTATGACAACTCAGGCAGTGGTTACGGGTAAACCATTGGTATTGGGAGGTTCTCTGGGTCGTACAGAAGCAACTGGAAGAGGAGTGATGGTATCGGCCATGTCAGGTATGGAAAAACTAAAGCTAAATCCTTATCGGTCAACCGCGGCTGTGCAGGGATTTGGAAATGTTGGCTCATATGCCGCTTTGCTTCTTCGTGAAAAAGGTGTAAGCATTCATGGAATTAGCGATATAAGTGGGGCTTATTACAACGATAAAGGCATTGATATTGAGAAAGCTATGGCCTACCGTAATGCCAATAATGGCACTTTGGAGGGCTATAAAGAAGCAGAAAAGATTGATGGAGAGCAATTATTGGCTCTTCCTGTTGATTTGTTGGTGCCGGCTGCAAAAGAAGATGTGATTACTCATCATAATGCCGGGAATATTCAGGCTAAACTAATTGTAGAAGGAGCCAACGGCCCAACTTCTGCTACTGCCGATGACATAATTAATGATAAAGGAATAATGGTGGTGCCTGATATCCTTGCCAATGCCGGAGGGGTTACAGTTTCCTATTTTGAATGGGTACAAAACCGCATAGGTTATAAATGGACACTGGACCGCATCAATCGCAGGTCAGACAGAGCCATGAAAGAGGCTTTCCACAATGTATTTGAAGTTTCACAAAAACACAATGTATCTATGCGTTTGGCTGCATATATTGTAGCCATTGACAAAGTTGCAAGTACTTATAAATTCAGGGGAGGATACGGATGA
- a CDS encoding transcriptional regulator, which translates to MELKEAKDRFIHTWGTLATQWGINRTMSQIHALLLLSPKSLNADEIMDELQISRGNVNMNLRDLMSWGIIYKQLLPGERKEYFIAEKDIWKVARLIARERKKRELTPIVDTIEDIKKNLKDNTAEGKEFQKIINDISSVSSFTEMTLDQIVKSEESWLINTFLKVFK; encoded by the coding sequence ATGGAATTAAAAGAAGCGAAAGATAGGTTTATTCATACCTGGGGTACACTGGCTACCCAATGGGGTATCAATAGAACTATGTCGCAGATTCACGCTCTGCTACTGCTTTCGCCTAAGTCGCTCAACGCCGACGAAATCATGGACGAACTCCAGATTTCCAGAGGCAATGTAAATATGAACCTCCGCGACCTGATGAGCTGGGGGATCATCTACAAACAGCTGCTTCCGGGTGAAAGAAAAGAATATTTTATTGCCGAAAAAGACATTTGGAAAGTGGCAAGACTCATAGCCAGAGAAAGGAAAAAAAGAGAACTAACGCCAATTGTTGACACAATAGAGGACATCAAAAAGAACTTGAAAGACAATACTGCAGAAGGAAAGGAATTTCAGAAAATAATAAATGATATTTCGAGTGTGAGTTCTTTCACCGAAATGACACTGGATCAGATAGTAAAATCGGAGGAAAGCTGGTTAATCAACACTTTCCTGAAGGTATTTAAATAG
- a CDS encoding SDR family oxidoreductase, producing the protein MSEFRNKVVWITGASAGIGEATALSCANEGAMLVLSARRVEELERVKKLTHLRDEYVLVLPMDVENVDSFPGLVQQVLEKFGRIDILFNNAGISQRGDVLNSKMEVYSKLMQVNFIGVVALTKAVLPVMIKQKSGHIAATSSVAGIVSTPLRSGYAASKHALHGFFDALRAEVHKYNIKVTLVCPGYIKTDISLNALNTEGTSYGKMDKNQEKGISAEECGKKIVEAIKTDKSQVIIAGKEGMGVFLKRFFPKILEKIVLRQAPK; encoded by the coding sequence ATGAGCGAATTCAGAAATAAGGTCGTTTGGATTACCGGAGCTTCGGCAGGAATTGGAGAAGCCACCGCTCTGTCATGTGCCAACGAAGGTGCCATGCTGGTATTGTCGGCAAGAAGAGTAGAAGAGTTGGAAAGAGTCAAAAAACTTACACACCTTCGTGATGAATACGTACTCGTTTTACCCATGGATGTCGAAAATGTGGATTCTTTCCCGGGTTTGGTTCAGCAAGTTTTGGAGAAATTTGGCAGAATAGACATTTTATTTAACAACGCAGGGATTTCGCAGCGTGGAGATGTGCTCAATAGTAAAATGGAAGTTTATTCCAAACTCATGCAGGTCAATTTTATCGGAGTGGTGGCTCTCACCAAAGCCGTGTTGCCGGTCATGATAAAACAGAAATCAGGTCATATAGCCGCTACCAGTAGTGTGGCCGGTATCGTATCGACACCTTTAAGGTCAGGTTATGCCGCCTCAAAACACGCCTTACATGGCTTTTTCGATGCACTCAGAGCCGAAGTGCATAAGTATAATATTAAAGTCACACTCGTTTGTCCCGGATATATCAAAACCGACATTTCACTCAATGCACTCAATACGGAAGGTACTTCTTATGGTAAAATGGATAAAAACCAGGAAAAGGGAATATCGGCCGAAGAATGTGGAAAAAAGATAGTGGAAGCAATAAAAACAGATAAATCGCAGGTGATTATTGCAGGAAAAGAAGGAATGGGTGTATTTTTGAAAAGATTTTTTCCGAAAATATTAGAAAAAATAGTTTTGCGACAAGCACCAAAATGA
- a CDS encoding DUF1080 domain-containing protein yields the protein MKRIILLGLLSSSLAFGQTSLPLTDLSDFESKSSNWKITGDVNVDINTNNTISTKPGTGVLVCEHQQGKYGTDYDLFSKFAHGDMDIDLEFMIAKGSNSGIYLQSRYEIQLNDSWGAKTPKYFDCGGIYQRWDDTKTEAEKGYEGYAPRYNVSKAPGMWQKMTISFQAPRFDATGKKIENAKILFIKLNGVIIHENVSLSGVTRGSISEMEVASAQLRIQGDHGSVAFRNIIINNFDKKAGSIKDLNYQVYYGSYAHNADLSTLKIDEKGNTPELTWEVTKKSNDYAFLIKGKYIAPTTGKYEFATQLGGNSMLKIDNQVILDNIWTVTSEQRRASINLTEGEHTFEIFNNKRDGWLRPGLGFWSAGPGFRQVAHHTFGSLIASGASDPILLTANTPNLLRSFMDFEEEGKKKRIVHAVSIGTPSNIHFTYDMDKGALFQIWKGAYLDASPMWNDRGDGSSKPLGSLSPLSDQLFIGKGKSAATDTTASGYKPLGYELDEEDMPTFRYKIFGNEIADKIRISKGKMVSREIAFKNNDSEIFGRLAKSSKIEKVGDNLYAIDDKSYFIQINTGHEAGIVDGNLLVVKPADNKIIYSILF from the coding sequence ATGAAAAGAATCATTCTATTGGGATTGCTCAGTAGTAGTTTGGCGTTTGGCCAGACCTCCCTCCCACTGACCGACCTCTCTGATTTTGAATCAAAATCAAGCAATTGGAAGATTACCGGCGACGTAAATGTTGACATTAACACTAACAATACTATTAGTACAAAACCGGGAACGGGTGTGCTGGTATGTGAGCACCAGCAAGGAAAATATGGCACTGACTATGACCTTTTTAGCAAATTTGCACATGGCGACATGGACATAGATCTGGAATTTATGATCGCAAAAGGCTCCAACTCGGGCATTTATCTTCAAAGCCGGTACGAGATTCAGCTCAACGACTCATGGGGAGCAAAAACACCAAAATACTTTGATTGTGGTGGAATATATCAACGTTGGGACGACACCAAAACTGAGGCAGAAAAAGGCTATGAAGGTTACGCTCCCCGCTATAATGTTTCTAAAGCTCCCGGAATGTGGCAAAAAATGACCATTTCGTTTCAGGCTCCGAGATTTGATGCTACAGGTAAAAAAATAGAAAATGCCAAAATACTTTTTATAAAACTCAACGGCGTAATCATACATGAAAATGTAAGCCTGTCGGGAGTAACCCGTGGAAGTATCTCTGAGATGGAAGTGGCATCCGCCCAATTGAGGATTCAAGGTGACCACGGCTCAGTGGCTTTCAGAAATATCATAATCAATAATTTCGATAAAAAAGCGGGAAGTATCAAAGACCTGAACTATCAGGTATATTATGGGTCTTATGCCCACAATGCAGACCTTTCGACCCTGAAAATCGATGAAAAAGGCAATACCCCTGAATTGACCTGGGAGGTGACCAAAAAATCTAACGATTATGCGTTTTTAATCAAAGGAAAATACATAGCTCCAACAACAGGCAAGTATGAATTTGCTACCCAATTGGGTGGTAACAGCATGTTGAAAATAGACAATCAGGTGATTTTGGACAACATTTGGACTGTAACCTCAGAGCAGCGAAGGGCCTCCATCAATCTGACAGAAGGGGAGCATACTTTTGAAATATTCAATAATAAACGTGATGGCTGGCTAAGACCGGGACTGGGATTTTGGTCGGCAGGGCCGGGGTTCCGTCAGGTGGCACATCACACTTTTGGGTCGTTGATTGCAAGTGGTGCTTCAGATCCGATTTTGCTGACTGCCAATACGCCCAATTTACTGAGAAGCTTCATGGATTTTGAGGAAGAAGGAAAGAAAAAACGAATCGTGCATGCGGTTTCAATAGGTACTCCTTCCAACATTCATTTTACTTATGATATGGACAAAGGTGCCTTGTTTCAGATATGGAAAGGAGCCTATCTTGATGCATCACCCATGTGGAATGACCGCGGTGACGGCTCATCAAAGCCTTTGGGTAGCCTCTCTCCCCTTTCTGATCAACTGTTCATAGGCAAAGGAAAATCCGCTGCTACAGATACTACAGCATCAGGTTATAAACCACTGGGCTATGAGTTGGATGAAGAAGATATGCCAACTTTCAGATACAAAATATTTGGAAATGAAATCGCTGATAAAATAAGGATTTCGAAAGGAAAAATGGTTAGCCGGGAAATAGCATTTAAAAACAACGATTCGGAAATATTTGGAAGGCTGGCAAAGAGCAGTAAGATTGAAAAAGTAGGTGATAACCTTTATGCAATTGATGATAAATCGTATTTTATCCAAATCAATACCGGGCATGAAGCCGGAATTGTTGATGGAAATTTATTGGTGGTAAAACCGGCCGACAATAAAATCATTTATTCCATTTTATTCTGA
- a CDS encoding outer membrane beta-barrel protein, with translation MKKIIYLLLLVFPMISFSQEIRIGVNTNASFFKINEKSASTFRVIPGLELSVNKNLNKLIGIKTGFSFGSFQYQAEFPNTPNSESEIFVNNRLLEIPVMFSVNSKKHGFNFDAGISAFGTKARGFNGKTKVSSTADSPTNQVSFINTEIKDFNFGISPKISIGKSILKNKIMVELSGVFNIKVPDFTVLRKLNGAVTPNEAVSKVSVMRLGILYKLK, from the coding sequence ATGAAAAAGATAATCTACCTTTTGCTTTTAGTATTTCCTATGATTTCATTTTCGCAGGAAATAAGAATTGGTGTAAATACCAATGCTTCATTTTTTAAAATAAATGAAAAGTCAGCCTCCACTTTCCGGGTAATTCCCGGGCTTGAGTTAAGTGTAAATAAAAATCTGAATAAGCTTATTGGGATAAAAACAGGTTTCAGTTTTGGCTCTTTTCAGTATCAGGCGGAGTTTCCAAATACCCCAAATTCAGAATCCGAAATATTTGTAAATAACAGATTACTCGAGATTCCGGTGATGTTTTCGGTCAATTCTAAGAAACATGGATTTAACTTTGATGCGGGGATTTCGGCTTTTGGCACCAAAGCCAGAGGGTTCAATGGAAAGACAAAAGTAAGCTCAACTGCCGATTCACCCACCAATCAGGTGTCATTTATTAATACCGAAATCAAAGATTTCAACTTTGGTATTTCTCCCAAAATATCGATTGGAAAATCTATCCTAAAAAATAAAATCATGGTAGAACTTTCAGGTGTTTTCAATATCAAAGTGCCTGATTTCACTGTATTAAGGAAGTTAAATGGGGCGGTTACGCCAAATGAGGCGGTATCCAAGGTTTCGGTTATGAGACTGGGAATTTTGTATAAATTAAAATAG
- a CDS encoding TraR/DksA C4-type zinc finger protein has protein sequence MATSQEEKIRYSDSELAEFEALINKKLAATYSEVNFIKETLSRKNDNGTDNTAVGSKTLEDGADVREKEQMSQSAARLQKFASQLEAALIRIKNGTYGICKDSGKLIPKERLMAVPHTQQTIEAKMKQS, from the coding sequence ATGGCTACTTCACAAGAGGAAAAAATCAGATATTCTGACAGCGAGCTGGCGGAATTTGAGGCTTTAATAAACAAAAAACTTGCAGCCACTTATAGCGAAGTAAATTTTATTAAGGAAACATTAAGCAGAAAGAATGATAACGGAACTGACAATACCGCCGTTGGTTCAAAGACATTAGAAGATGGAGCTGATGTAAGGGAAAAGGAACAAATGAGTCAGTCTGCTGCCAGATTGCAGAAATTTGCCTCTCAACTGGAAGCAGCTTTAATCCGGATTAAAAACGGCACTTACGGAATTTGTAAAGACTCAGGTAAACTGATTCCTAAAGAAAGATTAATGGCGGTTCCTCACACCCAACAGACTATAGAAGCTAAAATGAAACAATCATAA
- the atpC gene encoding ATP synthase F1 subunit epsilon, with product MVLEIITPEQNVFQGEVDAVFLPGKVGRFELLKDHAPMVSTLKDGALVYAIGNKKESIEIGGGVLQVINNKVLVLAETVI from the coding sequence ATGGTTTTAGAGATAATTACTCCCGAACAAAATGTGTTTCAAGGCGAAGTGGATGCAGTTTTCCTTCCTGGAAAAGTGGGTCGTTTTGAGCTATTGAAAGATCACGCTCCTATGGTAAGTACCCTGAAAGACGGTGCTTTGGTTTATGCCATTGGAAATAAAAAAGAAAGCATCGAAATTGGCGGCGGAGTTTTGCAGGTAATCAACAACAAAGTGTTGGTTTTGGCAGAAACAGTTATCTGA